In the Chitinophagaceae bacterium genome, one interval contains:
- a CDS encoding DUF2236 domain-containing protein, translating into MEYFVQKDSIVRTIWGKSDTILFIFAGSAAEFALNKAVDWLYFTGKLPADPLGRLFSTVSYARQIVFSELGKAHAAIDRINAIHDGVEKSRNAKIPDWAYRDVLFMLIHYSIASFELLERKLSDAEKEELYDVFFRLGSRMNLKELPENYTAWLSSRQKHLETDLVKSDYTVDLYKQYKKHLGRSRYKLLLESQKLVVPAAAKKMLGLNEHYWLKSILPFYKFSRKIKLDGLIKSVILPSAYREQINALDNN; encoded by the coding sequence ATTGAATATTTTGTTCAGAAGGACTCCATTGTGAGAACGATATGGGGGAAATCCGATACCATCCTTTTTATCTTCGCCGGCTCTGCGGCAGAGTTCGCTCTGAACAAGGCCGTTGATTGGTTGTACTTCACCGGTAAACTTCCGGCTGATCCGCTGGGCAGGTTATTTTCCACCGTTTCGTATGCAAGACAGATCGTTTTTTCAGAACTGGGTAAGGCGCATGCAGCGATTGATAGAATTAATGCCATTCATGACGGGGTGGAAAAAAGCCGTAATGCAAAAATACCAGACTGGGCTTACCGGGATGTTTTGTTCATGCTCATTCATTATTCCATCGCTTCTTTTGAACTGCTGGAAAGAAAATTGAGTGATGCTGAGAAAGAGGAACTGTATGATGTGTTCTTCCGGCTTGGCTCCCGGATGAACTTAAAAGAACTCCCGGAAAATTATACCGCCTGGCTCAGCAGCCGGCAGAAGCACCTGGAGACTGACCTGGTAAAAAGTGATTACACGGTTGACCTGTACAAGCAGTACAAAAAACACCTGGGGAGGTCAAGGTATAAATTGCTGCTGGAATCGCAAAAACTTGTTGTGCCTGCAGCGGCAAAGAAAATGCTGGGCCTTAATGAACATTACTGGCTTAAATCCATTCTGCCATTTTATAAATTCAGCAGGAAAATAAAACTGGATGGTTTAATAAAGTCTGTCATACTGCCTTCCGCATACAGGGAACAGATAAATGCACTTGACAATAATTGA
- a CDS encoding Rrf2 family transcriptional regulator — protein MFSKATEYALRATLFLAQKSSEENKMGIEEIARAIDSPRSFTAKILQQLTRGNKVVSSARGPQGGFFIPEKAKQLPVRVVLEAMGEEEILEKCVMGLKLCSETRPCPMHAQYKVIKTQLINLFTAKTIQQLADEIQDGVIFIRNKKS, from the coding sequence ATGTTTTCAAAAGCAACGGAATATGCACTGAGGGCCACCCTTTTTTTAGCCCAAAAAAGTTCGGAAGAGAATAAGATGGGTATTGAAGAAATTGCCCGGGCGATCGATTCTCCCCGCTCTTTTACGGCAAAAATATTACAGCAACTGACCCGGGGAAATAAGGTGGTCAGTTCTGCCCGGGGCCCGCAGGGCGGTTTTTTTATTCCGGAAAAGGCAAAACAATTACCTGTTCGTGTGGTTTTGGAAGCGATGGGCGAAGAGGAGATACTGGAAAAATGCGTGATGGGTTTAAAGTTATGTTCCGAAACCCGGCCATGTCCCATGCATGCACAATACAAAGTGATAAAAACGCAATTGATAAATCTGTTCACCGCAAAGACAATCCAGCAACTTGCTGATGAGATACAGGACGGAGTGATCTTCATCCGGAATAAAAAAAGCTGA
- a CDS encoding 6-carboxytetrahydropterin synthase, which yields MLKLTKIFHFEMAHAIHGYQGSCKNIHGHSYELHVTVSSVTNRDAYIPAPGFVMDFKEIKKIVSNTVLEKFDHKLLLSAGFVAANPGFASMENLVVFAAEPTAENMLVFIKDELSTKLPGNTRLEYLKIYETKDSYAEWALNPPAGSVLF from the coding sequence ATGCTGAAGCTTACAAAAATATTTCACTTTGAAATGGCACATGCCATACACGGATACCAGGGCTCCTGTAAAAATATCCATGGCCATTCGTATGAGTTGCACGTAACGGTTTCCTCTGTTACAAACCGGGATGCTTATATACCTGCACCCGGCTTTGTGATGGACTTCAAAGAGATCAAAAAGATCGTAAGCAATACGGTTCTGGAAAAATTCGATCACAAGCTATTGTTGTCTGCCGGCTTTGTAGCTGCCAATCCCGGCTTTGCATCCATGGAAAACCTGGTTGTGTTTGCGGCTGAACCTACCGCAGAAAATATGCTGGTCTTTATAAAGGATGAATTAAGCACAAAACTACCCGGGAATACCCGCTTAGAATACCTGAAGATCTATGAAACAAAGGATTCGTATGCGGAATGGGCGCTGAACCCGCCGGCAGGTAGTGTCCTGTTTTGA
- a CDS encoding cbb3-type cytochrome c oxidase subunit I produces MMEPLNRNKPGVTKFFLVAGMLLLAAGMLFGLTGALQYLVPGFLKSHLSFEMTRPLHVSSMVFWIILGAMGAVLTYLREYTGRELYSPLLARIQLFIFVISVLAILISYCAGVFGGREYWEFHPALAMPIATGWVLFIINFLGSIDGFKKQPVYVWMWLTGLVFFLFTFIESYLWLFPYFRNNVVNDMTVQWKSYGSMVGAWNMLIYGCSIFLMEKISGEKNYSRAPIAFLLYFTGLFNLMFNWGHHIYTLPTYPWVKHISYAVSMTELFILGRIIWQWRSTLTAARKHYHNTAYRFIVAADIWIFLTLALAIAMSVPAINVYTHGTHITVAHTMGATIGINSFLLLAMASDILQDTCMPVKQRRNWFNRGYLIANLSLLIFWISLITAGIVKAKWQMSSARVPFSTMMLQLRPYFILFFIAGTVMTAGFYLLIFPLLRNQLVCFFKTAIRKRKESAGEQTNSLNWSTQIKT; encoded by the coding sequence ATGATGGAACCATTGAACAGAAATAAACCCGGTGTCACAAAATTTTTCCTGGTAGCCGGTATGCTATTACTTGCAGCCGGTATGTTATTCGGGCTCACTGGTGCTTTACAATACCTGGTACCGGGGTTCTTAAAATCACATCTCTCTTTTGAAATGACCAGGCCCCTGCATGTATCTTCCATGGTCTTCTGGATCATACTGGGTGCTATGGGAGCCGTGCTCACCTATTTACGGGAATATACGGGCAGGGAACTTTATTCACCCCTTCTCGCCAGGATCCAATTGTTCATTTTTGTGATCTCCGTTCTTGCTATTTTGATATCGTATTGTGCCGGTGTGTTCGGCGGCCGGGAATACTGGGAATTTCACCCGGCCCTGGCCATGCCCATTGCAACCGGCTGGGTACTCTTCATCATTAACTTCCTGGGATCAATTGACGGCTTTAAAAAACAACCGGTCTACGTATGGATGTGGCTCACCGGCCTGGTCTTTTTCCTGTTCACTTTTATTGAATCCTATTTATGGTTATTCCCTTACTTCCGGAACAACGTAGTAAATGATATGACCGTACAATGGAAATCCTATGGTTCCATGGTTGGCGCATGGAACATGCTCATCTATGGCTGCAGCATATTCCTGATGGAAAAGATCAGCGGTGAAAAAAACTACAGCCGGGCCCCCATTGCCTTCCTGCTCTATTTCACGGGCCTGTTCAACCTGATGTTCAACTGGGGACATCATATTTATACCCTGCCAACCTATCCATGGGTGAAACACATCAGTTATGCCGTAAGTATGACCGAACTTTTTATTTTAGGAAGGATCATATGGCAATGGAGGTCCACGTTAACTGCTGCAAGAAAGCATTATCACAACACGGCCTACCGGTTCATCGTGGCGGCAGATATCTGGATATTCCTGACGCTGGCTTTGGCGATCGCCATGTCGGTACCCGCCATAAATGTGTATACACATGGCACACATATCACGGTGGCCCATACCATGGGAGCAACGATCGGCATCAACAGTTTCCTTTTGCTGGCCATGGCATCGGATATCCTGCAGGATACATGCATGCCGGTTAAGCAGCGGAGGAACTGGTTCAACCGTGGTTACCTCATTGCAAATCTCTCCCTGCTTATTTTCTGGATCAGCCTCATTACTGCAGGCATAGTAAAAGCCAAATGGCAGATGAGTTCGGCCAGGGTCCCTTTCAGCACGATGATGCTGCAACTGCGGCCTTACTTCATCCTTTTCTTCATAGCCGGAACAGTGATGACGGCAGGCTTCTACCTGCTGATCTTTCCCCTGCTGAGGAACCAGCTCGTATGTTTCTTCAAAACAGCCATCCGGAAAAGGAAGGAAAGCGCCGGGGAACAAACCAACTCATTAAACTGGTCAACCCAAATAAAAACATAG
- a CDS encoding cytochrome c translates to MRYHLSSDRQRISVLILLLSSFLCYSVYLYSNLPVKRIKQDLEAAAGKLSWQKYNCNACHQVYGLGGYLGPDLTNVYSVRGPAYIEAFLKNGTSIMPDFHLDQSEIKNLLGFFRQLDASGRSDPKTFTLSYDGTIEQK, encoded by the coding sequence ATGCGTTATCATTTATCCAGCGACCGGCAGCGGATCTCAGTACTGATTCTTTTACTGTCATCCTTCCTGTGTTATTCCGTTTACCTGTATTCCAACCTGCCGGTAAAAAGGATCAAACAGGACCTGGAAGCCGCTGCCGGGAAACTGTCATGGCAAAAATATAATTGCAATGCATGCCACCAGGTATATGGCCTGGGCGGATACCTGGGCCCGGACCTCACGAATGTTTACTCGGTAAGAGGGCCGGCATATATTGAAGCATTCCTCAAGAACGGGACCAGCATCATGCCCGATTTTCATTTGGACCAGTCGGAGATAAAAAACCTGCTGGGATTTTTCAGGCAACTGGATGCCTCCGGCAGGTCGGACCCAAAAACCTTTACGCTCAGTTATGATGGAACCATTGAACAGAAATAA
- a CDS encoding cbb3-type cytochrome c oxidase subunit I, whose amino-acid sequence MAKYNIINYLLNPRNWWLPLLVIFVISITGVTMIGIHTYTEAPPIPSYTSSKNKVIFSDEEVLKGQAVFQQYALMEYGSMFGDGANRGPDYTAEALHYVSHYMNEYYQSLVKADSSGDLMRKGVMEQVKAEIKSNQYDKAVNKVVLTDAQVYAASELVGLYHQKFTNPSFPGAFKPSGYIRDTVEIRSLTAFFFWGAWVCGVKRPGQQYSYTHNWPYDPAAGNTPSSAIILWSIIGSLGLIFGLGIVLYYHGKLEKLDDEAFTNKAQPFMSRGDVNEFQPDAVQKATYKFFYVAVLLFAVQVLSGILTVHDFVGLVNFFGFNISESLPVTVTRSWHVQLSILWISACWIGASFFMMSLVSPQQPKKQVTLINTVFWLTFLLLAGSFAGIFLGPMGIIGKYWYWLGHQGWEYMEPGKLWQVILAVIFIIWALTLYRGIKPVMKLKQPWALPNWLVYATFSIILLLISGFIATPKTNFVIADFWRWMVVHMWAEAFFEVFTTVLIGYFMVVMGLVSRQAVIRVIYLATLLFLGSGLLGISHNFYWNAKPVGTMALGAVFSTLQVIPLVLLTLEAWRFSKFPNVLENNNKVNGGQQKQFGFSGVFLFLVAVNFWNFFGAGVLGFIINLPIANYYELETYLPDKHGHAALMGVYGNLALTTILFCCQLLFKADWWKPGVIKTVFWSINIGLLLMVFLDLFPAGIYQFKTVTEQGLWYARSSSFIESNGFQTLTWLRIAGGSLFTLGGVIPLVWFITRGRKGLKI is encoded by the coding sequence ATGGCAAAGTATAACATTATCAACTACCTGCTTAATCCAAGAAATTGGTGGCTGCCGCTACTGGTTATTTTTGTGATCAGCATTACAGGGGTAACGATGATCGGGATTCATACATATACAGAAGCCCCGCCCATTCCATCTTATACTTCATCAAAAAATAAAGTCATCTTTTCTGACGAAGAAGTGCTGAAAGGACAAGCCGTATTTCAGCAATACGCACTTATGGAATACGGGAGTATGTTTGGGGATGGTGCCAACCGTGGGCCCGACTATACAGCGGAAGCCTTGCACTATGTTTCCCATTACATGAATGAATATTACCAATCCCTGGTGAAAGCCGATTCTTCAGGCGATCTGATGAGAAAAGGGGTGATGGAACAGGTGAAAGCAGAGATCAAATCGAACCAATATGACAAGGCTGTTAACAAGGTTGTACTTACCGATGCCCAGGTCTATGCAGCCTCTGAACTGGTTGGGTTGTATCATCAGAAATTTACCAACCCTTCCTTCCCGGGAGCTTTTAAACCATCCGGGTATATCAGGGATACAGTTGAGATCAGGTCCCTGACGGCCTTTTTCTTCTGGGGCGCCTGGGTATGTGGTGTGAAAAGACCTGGGCAACAGTATAGCTATACGCATAACTGGCCTTATGATCCCGCGGCCGGAAATACTCCCAGTTCGGCCATCATACTATGGAGTATCATAGGTTCGCTGGGGCTGATATTCGGATTGGGTATTGTATTGTATTACCATGGAAAATTGGAAAAACTCGATGATGAGGCTTTTACAAACAAAGCCCAGCCATTTATGTCAAGGGGCGATGTAAATGAGTTTCAACCCGATGCTGTTCAAAAGGCTACCTACAAATTCTTTTATGTGGCGGTTTTGTTATTCGCTGTCCAGGTTCTGTCAGGTATTTTAACGGTTCATGATTTTGTTGGATTGGTAAACTTCTTTGGATTCAATATTTCCGAATCTCTTCCTGTTACCGTAACCAGGAGCTGGCATGTGCAATTATCTATTTTATGGATATCTGCCTGCTGGATAGGCGCTTCGTTTTTTATGATGTCATTGGTTTCGCCACAACAACCCAAAAAACAGGTTACGCTTATCAATACCGTTTTCTGGCTTACTTTTTTACTGTTGGCCGGGTCCTTTGCGGGCATATTCCTGGGCCCAATGGGAATCATCGGAAAGTACTGGTACTGGCTGGGTCACCAGGGATGGGAGTATATGGAACCTGGAAAACTATGGCAGGTAATACTTGCGGTTATATTTATCATATGGGCATTAACACTATACCGGGGTATCAAACCGGTAATGAAACTGAAACAGCCATGGGCTTTGCCGAACTGGCTTGTGTATGCAACGTTCAGTATTATCCTGTTATTGATATCCGGTTTCATTGCAACTCCCAAGACGAATTTTGTGATCGCTGATTTCTGGCGATGGATGGTGGTGCATATGTGGGCTGAAGCTTTTTTCGAAGTATTCACTACGGTACTGATCGGTTACTTTATGGTGGTAATGGGCCTGGTAAGCAGGCAGGCAGTGATTCGGGTTATTTACCTGGCTACGTTATTATTCCTGGGTTCGGGCCTGCTGGGCATCTCGCATAATTTTTACTGGAATGCAAAACCTGTTGGTACCATGGCTTTGGGAGCTGTGTTCTCCACGCTTCAGGTTATCCCATTGGTATTGCTGACATTGGAAGCGTGGCGATTCAGTAAATTCCCCAACGTGCTGGAAAATAATAACAAAGTAAACGGTGGCCAGCAAAAGCAGTTTGGTTTTTCAGGGGTATTCCTTTTTTTGGTGGCTGTTAATTTCTGGAATTTTTTCGGAGCCGGGGTGTTGGGTTTTATTATCAATCTTCCCATTGCTAATTATTATGAGCTTGAAACCTATTTACCAGACAAGCATGGTCATGCAGCACTGATGGGGGTGTACGGAAACCTTGCATTGACCACTATTTTATTTTGCTGCCAGTTATTATTTAAAGCAGACTGGTGGAAACCCGGCGTTATTAAAACTGTTTTCTGGTCGATCAACATAGGCCTGTTGCTGATGGTTTTCCTTGATCTGTTTCCTGCAGGAATTTACCAGTTTAAAACAGTAACGGAGCAGGGCCTATGGTATGCCCGTAGCAGTTCATTTATAGAAAGTAACGGATTTCAAACCCTGACCTGGCTACGTATTGCAGGTGGTTCGCTATTCACATTGGGAGGAGTGATACCCCTGGTTTGGTTTATCACCCGGGGAAGAAAAGGGTTGAAAATATAA
- a CDS encoding putative zinc-binding protein — MAGAKKAKGELSFNKKSTCDKPLVYSCSGCSSAAQMANYLAVRLDRNGLAEMSCIVGVGGNVKKLVHTALSGRGIITIDGCPLACSKACLGNHLLQPAMHFELTSMGVKKIQHEDFDLFQADAVFNVVKAKVAAFTKQY, encoded by the coding sequence ATGGCTGGTGCAAAAAAAGCCAAAGGGGAATTGTCATTTAATAAAAAAAGCACCTGTGATAAACCATTGGTATATTCCTGTTCGGGGTGTTCAAGTGCTGCACAAATGGCCAATTACCTTGCTGTACGGCTTGACAGAAACGGATTGGCGGAAATGTCGTGCATAGTTGGTGTAGGAGGCAATGTAAAGAAACTGGTACATACTGCTTTATCCGGAAGGGGAATAATTACCATTGATGGTTGCCCATTGGCATGCTCTAAAGCATGCCTGGGTAATCATTTATTGCAACCTGCCATGCATTTTGAATTGACCAGTATGGGGGTTAAAAAAATACAACATGAAGATTTTGACCTGTTTCAGGCTGATGCGGTATTCAATGTGGTAAAGGCAAAAGTGGCCGCGTTTACAAAACAATATTAA
- a CDS encoding acyl-CoA thioesterase, which yields MKKLKNNKTAAESSIIKTEVVCPNDTNPMGMLKGGRLVEWMDVTAAVCAQTHAGNICVTASINHVDFNTSATVGDIITIHAKITRAFTTSMEIFVQAFARKVASLKNSLISEAYFTFVAIDENGIATSVLKLKPVAASEKRQYAAALHRKMRNRLIRSVM from the coding sequence ATGAAGAAGCTGAAGAATAATAAAACGGCTGCAGAATCTAGTATCATTAAAACTGAAGTGGTTTGTCCCAATGATACAAACCCGATGGGCATGTTGAAAGGAGGCAGGTTGGTGGAATGGATGGATGTAACGGCAGCGGTATGTGCACAAACGCATGCTGGAAATATCTGTGTTACTGCATCCATCAATCATGTTGATTTCAACACTTCAGCAACGGTGGGTGACATCATCACAATCCATGCAAAGATCACCCGGGCATTTACCACTTCGATGGAGATCTTTGTACAGGCTTTTGCAAGGAAAGTGGCCAGCCTGAAAAATTCATTGATCAGTGAGGCTTATTTCACTTTCGTAGCTATTGATGAGAATGGCATAGCAACATCCGTTTTGAAATTAAAGCCCGTAGCTGCTTCTGAAAAAAGGCAATATGCAGCTGCACTTCACCGGAAGATGCGCAACAGGCTTATTCGTTCGGTCATGTAA